One region of Juglans regia cultivar Chandler chromosome 4, Walnut 2.0, whole genome shotgun sequence genomic DNA includes:
- the LOC108985411 gene encoding protein trichome birefringence-like: protein MAEAAKHIPITGGTLMSDLKSLFPVLKTRRTVVLAYGFVFAFVAFTVFLAFSPSPNAASPWFINIFSGSDSSSSNASASDSYRSRFSPFFSHFLPNNSSPQQVRNFASPPPQQTSASRSSNDTSQSPNLAKEPSTVNNRTQSTEISHKGKVPDTNQSVVVAPEAPVAANRSASLPKNSAPKMNGELPSVKNQTSSSENSDKVTVVKANQSTIAAPKAPVAPNQSASPTGKSGSSDTSNSEKEGKLVGGKDEISNHTASQSKKESNGTNSVVTQGKDSLVESLMNCDLFDGEWVRDDSYPLYKPGSCSLIDEQFNCISNGRPDKDYQKMKWKPKGCSLPRLDGSILLNLLRGKRLVFVGDSLNRNMWESLICILRNSVKDQTKVYEANGRHHFRGEASYSFVFKDYKCSIEFFVSPFLVQETETPDQHGSKKETLRLDLVGRSSHQYKGADFIVFNTGHWWTHEKTSKGKDYYQEGSHVYGELNVLEAFRKALTTWARWVDANIDPSKSLVFFRGYSASHFSGGQWNSGGQCDQETRPIKNETYLRPYPPKMMVLERVLRGMKTHVTYLNITRMTDFRKDGHPSIYRKQSLSEEERRLPLRFQDCSHWCLPGVPDAWNEVLFAELLIKQHQRQQQQN, encoded by the exons ATGGCTGAGGCTGCGAAGCACATTCCCATCACCGGCGGGACCCTGATGTCAGACCTCAAGAGCCTCTTCCCCGTCCTCAAAACCAGAAGAACCGTTGTTTTAGCATATGGGTTCGTGTTTGCTTTTGTTGCTTTCACAGTTTTCTTAGCTTTCAGCCCCTCTCCCAACGCTGCTTCTCCTTGGTTCATCAACATCTTCAGTGGCAGTGATAGCAGTAGCAGTAATGCCTCGGCAAGTGACTCTTACAGATCTCGATTCTCTCCTTTTTTCTCGCACTTCTTGCCCAACAACTCATCCCCACAACAAGTTCGTAACTttgcttctcctcctcctcaacaAACCAGCGCGTCTAGATCTAGTAATGACACATCCCAATCTCCTAATCTCGCTAAAGAACCATCCACTGTGAACAACCGTACTCAAAGTACAGAGATTTCTCACAAGGGTAAAGTCCCAGACACAAATCAGTCTGTAGTTGTTGCCCCAGAGGCTCCGGTGGCAGCCAATCGCAGTGCTAGTCTGCCGAAAAATTCGGCTCCTAAGATGAATGGAGAACTACCCTCTGTGAAAAATCAAACTTCTAGTTCAGAAAATTCTGATAAAGTGACAGTTGTAAAAGCAAATCAGAGTACAATTGCCGCCCCAAAAGCCCCGGTGGCTCCAAATCAGAGCGCGAGTCCGACAGGGAAATCGGGTTCCTCAGATACGAGCAATTCTGAGAAAGAAGGGAAACTTGTTGGAGGGAAAGATGAGATATCGAACCACACGGCTTCGCAATCGAAGAAAGAGAGCAATGGAACTAATTCAGTTGTTACGCAAGGGAAGGATAGTTTGGTGGAATCTTTGATGAACTGTGATTTATTTGATGGGGAATGGGTGAGGGATGATTCGTATCCGCTTTACAAACCCGGGTCTTGCTCACTGATCGACGAGCAGTTCAATTGTATTTCTAATGGCAGGCCCGATAAAGATTAccagaaaatgaaatggaaacCTAAGGGATGCAGTCTCCCAAG ATTGGACGGAagtattttgttgaatttgttGAGAGGCAAGCGGCTAGTTTTTGTGGGTGATTCTCTGAATAGGAATATGTGGGAGTCTCTGATTTGCATCTTGAGGAACTCAGTGAAAGATCAGACCAAGGTTTATGAAGCAAATGGTAGACACCATTTTCGTGGGGAAGCTTCCTACTCTTTCGTATTCAAA GATTATAAGTGCTCCATAGAGTTCTTTGTATCTCCTTTCTTAGTTCAAGAAACGGAAACGCCCGACCAACATGGATCAAAGAAGGAAACGCTTCGTCTTGATTTAGTGGGGAGATCTTCTCATCAATATAAAGGGGCAGATTTCATCGTCTTTAACACTGGACACTGGTGGACTCATGAAAAAACTTCCAAAGG GAAGGACTATTATCAAGAAGGAAGCCATGTCTATGGCGAGCTGAATGTTCTTGAGGCATTTAGAAAAGCTTTAACTACATGGGCCCGATGGGTTGATGCCAATATAGATCCATCGAAGTCTCTGGTCTTCTTCAGGGGTTATTCTGCTTCCCATTTTAG TGGTGGACAGTGGAATTCTGGCGGGCAATGCGACCAGGAGACTCGGCCCATCAAGAACGAGACGTATCTGCGGCCATATCCACCTAAGATGATGGTTTTGGAGAGAGTTCTCAGAGGCATGAAAACTCATGTCACCTACCTGAATATTACAAGAATGACAGATTTCCGGAAGGATGGCCATCCTTCAATATACCGGAAGCAGAGCCTGTCTGAGGAGGAAAGGAGATTGCCGCTAAGGTTCCAGGACTGCAGCCACTGGTGCTTGCCCGGCGTTCCTGATGCATGGAATGAGGTTCTCTTTGCTGAGCTCTTGATTAAACAGCACCAAAGGCAGCAACAGCAGAATTAG
- the LOC108985412 gene encoding homeobox-leucine zipper protein HOX11-like has product MELALSLGDTPKPFTFLDKTPKMSSKDVGFCMGLGSAFSGRSDEKREIREGEDRREVIRDEGERRLLSSDPPVQLDLLPFSPVPRSQPPTQLRFPWLADNLVPEPGPSDGTGKGLDVNRFPAVAIAAEEADDGTALSSPNSTVSSFQMDFCVRNGGRTKRDLELETERASDDDENGSTRKKLRLTKEQSAFLEESFKEHSTLNPKQKLALAKQLNLRPRQVEVWFQNRRARTKLKQTEVDCEYLKRCCETLTQENRKLQKELQELRALKTSQPFYMQLPATTLTMCPSCERVATTTTTTGSSGATAGNNNNSTTNKAALSLAKGRLYQVQQAHMHQAQPHQAAS; this is encoded by the exons ATGGAGTTAGCTTTGAGCCTGGGTGATACACCGAAGCCGTTTACATTTCTTGACAAAACCCCGAAGATGTCTAGCAAGGATGTCGGGTTCTGCATGGGCTTAGGAAGTGCTTTCAGTGGAAGATCTGACGAGAAAAGAGAGATCCGTGAGGGTGAAGATCGGAGAGAAGTGATTAGAGATGAGGGGGAAAGGAGATTACTTTCTTCAGATCCACCTGTGCAGCTTGATCTTTTACCTTTCTCGCCTGTTCCACGCAGCCAGCCGCCAACACAGCTTCGTTTTCCTTGGCTTGCTGATAACT TGGTGCCCGAACCGGGTCCGTCGGATGGAACGGGAAAAGGGTTGGATGTAAACCGCTTCCCGGCGGTTGCTATTGCGGCGGAAGAGGCTGACGATGGGACGGCCCTTTCGTCTCCAAACAGTACAGTTTCATCGTTTCAGATGGATTTCTGTGTTAGGAATGGTGGAAGAACGAAGAGAGACTTGGAGCTTGAGACTGAAAGAGCCAGCGATGATGACGAAAACGGGTCGACTCGGAAGAAACTCAGACTCACAAAAGAGCAATCTGCTTTTCTTGAGGAGAGTTTCAAAGAACACAGTACTCTCAACCCA AAGCAAAAGCTTGCTCTGGCAAAACAGTTAAATCTTCGTCCTCGGCAGGTAGAAGTGTGGTTTCAGAACAGAAGAGCAAG GACGAAGCTAAAGCAGACAGAGGTAGATTGTGAGTATTTAAAGAGATGCTGCGAGACACTGACACAGGAGAATAGGAAGTTACAAAAGGAACTGCAGGAATTAAGAGCTCTGAAAACCTCTCAACCTTTCTACATGCAGCTTCCTGCCACCACTCTCACCATGTGTCCATCTTGTGAGCGCGTGGCCACCACCACTACTACTACAGGCTCTTCCGGTGCTACTGCtggcaacaacaacaacagcacCACAAACAAAGCAGCCTTATCACTTGCAAAGGGCAGGTTATACCAGGTACAACAAGCTCACATGCACCAGGCCCAACCTCACCAAGCTGCTTCATGA